The Eleutherodactylus coqui strain aEleCoq1 chromosome 6, aEleCoq1.hap1, whole genome shotgun sequence genome window below encodes:
- the LOC136571888 gene encoding olfactory receptor 10A4-like — translation MANLNHTTVTEFIFTAFEDLQQLQIFLFILVLMIYATCVSGNIMIYLLIKLDVSLHRAMYYFISEFAILEIIFVSIIIPKFLDILIAGRNKISFVECFLQLYCADATGAVECCLLAVMTFDRHLAITNPLHYFPKMSQAFTKLAVFPWIAGLVVASVLTIFTASLEYCGPNMINHFFCDLTPLQSLACSNTYVTNMVTSIACIIGILLPFVIIVGFYIDIIMKVLEIKTADGKHKAFSTCFSHLIVSSLWFGTTFIVYIKPSDSQHDKFFAFIYTIVTPLLNPFIYTFRNRDVKHIFFKWLRNLSSWIKDKLHISTKA, via the coding sequence ATGGCCAACCTTAACCATACAACTGTTACAGAATTTATTTTTACAGCTTTTGAAGATCTGCAACAGCTCCAGATTTTCTTATTTATATTGGTTCTGATGATTTATGCTACATGTGTTTCTGgtaatataatgatatatctgcTTATTAAGCTTGATGTCTCCCTCCATAGAGCAATGTATTACTTCATCAGTGAATTTGCCATTTTGGAAATAATATTTGTATCTATCATTATCCCTAAATTCTTAGATATTCTTATTGCAGGTAGAAATAAGATCAGTTTTGTGGAATGCTTCCTGCAGTTATATTGTGCCGATGCTACTGGTGCAGTTGAATGTTGCCTTCTTGCAGTAATGACTTTTGACAGACATTTGGCCATAACCAACCCATTACATTATTTTCCTAAAATGAGTCAAGCATTTACTAAACTAGCTGTATTTCCTTGGATTGCCGGCTTAGTTGTTGCTTCTGTTCTCACCATCTTCACAGCTTCCTTAGAATACTGTGGTCCTAACATGATCAACCATTTCTTCTGTGACCTGACTCCATTGCAGAGTTTGGCATGTTCCAATACCTATGTCACCAATATGGTTACAAGTATAGCATGCATCATTGGTATTCTTCTTCCCTTTGTTATAATTGTAGGATTCTATATAGATATTATAATGAAAGTCTTAGAAATCAAGACTGCAGATGGTAAACATAAAGCCTTCTCTACTTGTTTCTCCCATcttattgtttctagtctttggTTTGGTACAACTTTCATTGTGTACATTAAACCAAGTGATAGCCAACATGACAAATTTTTTGCGTTCATATATACAATTGTGACTCCATTGTTAAATCCATTTATTTATACTTTTAGAAACAGAGATGTGAAACACATATTCTTCAAATGGTTGAGAAACTTAAGCTCATGGATAAAAGATAAGCTGCACATAAGTACCAAAGCCTAA